From Camelus bactrianus isolate YW-2024 breed Bactrian camel chromosome 16, ASM4877302v1, whole genome shotgun sequence, the proteins below share one genomic window:
- the TLCD2 gene encoding TLC domain-containing protein 2, whose product MEPSGLLVTGASFAAFRGLHWGLQLLPTPGSAAQDRWKWRNICVSLVHSLLTGAGALLGLSLYPQMAADPIHGHPPWALALVAVSVGYFLADGADMLWNQTLGQAWELLCHHLVVVSCLSTAILSGHYVGFSVVSLLLELNSTCLHLRKLLLLSHQAPSLAFSVTSWATLATLAVFRLVPLGWMSLWLIRQHHQVPLALVILGGTGLVTVGAMSITLGVRILVSDVLRSRPHPPIPGHKETRGTRTCCDGEPVTRVDSTLSLRD is encoded by the exons ATGGAGCCCTCCGGGCTCCTCGTGACCGGTGCCTCCTTCGCCGCCTTCCGGGGGCTGCACTGGGGGTTACAGTTGCTGCCCACGCCGGGATCTGCTGCCCAGGACCGTTGGAAGTGGCGGAACATCTGTGTCTCCCTGGTGCACAGCCTGCTGACGGGGGCCGGGGCGCTGCTCGG GCTGTCACTGTACCCTCAGATGGCCGCGGACCCGATTCATGGCCACCCACCCTGGGCCCTGGCGCTGGTGGCTGTATCTGTGG GTTATTTCCTGGCTGATGGAGCAGACATGCTGTGGAACCAGACATTGGGTCAGGCCTGGGAACTTCTCTGTCACCATTTGGTG GTAGTGAGCTGCCTCAGCACTGCCATTCTGTCTGGCCACTACGTGGGCTTCTCTGTGGTGTCTTTGCTCCTGGAGCTGAACTCCACCTGCCTGCACCTACGAAAGCTGCTGCTGCTTTCTCACCAGGCCCCATCCCTGGCCTTCAGCGTGACTAGCTGGGCCACTCTGGCTACCCTAGCTGTCTTCCGCCTGGTACCACTGGGGTGGATGAGTCTGTGGCTAATCCGGCAACACCATCAGGTGCCTCTTGCTCTGGTCATCCTTGGTGGAACTGGACTGGTGACTGTGGGTGCCATGAGCATCACACTGGGTGTCCGCATCCTAGTCAGTGATGTCCTGCGATCTCGGCCCCACCCACCCATCCCTGGACACAAGGAAACCAGGGGCACCAGGACATGTTGTGATGGTGAGCCTGTCACCAGGGTTGATTCCACTCTCAGCCTGAGAGACTGA